The sequence below is a genomic window from Phoenix dactylifera cultivar Barhee BC4 chromosome 8, palm_55x_up_171113_PBpolish2nd_filt_p, whole genome shotgun sequence.
TGTGCTCTCTTCCTTCATGGTTAGAAGCCTTCACTTTAGAATTACCTCTAGGTAAACCCAACAAACACCTATCATCTCCTCTCACCTCTCATTTCAAACAAATGAATCTTATACATACAATCACCTGATCTTTACACACCTCTTGGCCTTTTTAACTGATCTCTTGGGTGAGTTTGAGAAGCTCCTGCCATCTTATCGAACATCATCTTTAAAATAATTGTCTTaccataattatttttaatttattataattattttgcCGATGGTGTTTATCTAGGGTTTGTTGAAAATGCAAAGATGATAGCAAAGCATGCCGTGATGCTGGGCTGCATATCCAATTGAGGCATCCATTCTCGAAACAAAGAGAAGTGATTGTCGATCTTTTGGtaagtaaaatatttgatttttcatTTTAATACATTATATGGTTTTGTATCCATTAATCATATCAGAAAGTAAATTAGTGATTCCTTTGGAGATCGGGCTTATTTACTTGTAGATATCAATTTACAACAACATCCTTAACTTAAATACCTTAATGCAAATATGAAGAGCCACGggtcagcaattttttttcgAATGACACTCTTAACCATTGCTCTTGTTCTCTAAAGAATATTTGAGGGTTCAAAGGGTATTTGGTTGTCTTAAGTTGTTAGCAACAGCTAGAGGTGTAATAAGGGGCTTAATAGCATTTTTACAAACTACTAGTTTCAGGTGCAAGAAGAATTTGCAAGAAGCATGAGCCAATTGCTTTTGCCTCCCAAAGAAAACTGTAAACTTTGATGAAGTAAGCTCATATTATAGACTTGACCGAGATTCCAAAAAGGAGCAGCAAGAATTGTGAGTCAATCGGCATCTTTCTGCATTTAAATATTTGTGGGTGGAATCCACATCGTATTTCTAAGAAatccttttctttgtttttttgacATATTCTCATGAATTTTCAGATTCAGAATGAAACGCCATGCGCCATGCGACTCATGATTCGCTAAATGCTTTATTAGTAATTAATTTCAAAGGTCGCCAGTCTTGTATTCGTGGGGATGCAGCCGGATCGCCCCGGCTCCGGGCCAAAGTTCTCCAACCAAGCCCGAGAGGCCGAGACCCGGAAGAATCCTAGCGGCTAGGGCGAGCGTAAAATCCCAGTCGAAAACGGAGCAGTCAAAGGTCGCCGGTCGACGGGGAGGCAGAacgcgcagagagagagagagagagagagagagagtgagtgagtgGGCGTTGGCAGCGGAGGTAGAGGATGATGGGTACAGAGGAGACCGCGGGCGGTGACGGCGGTGCAGAGGTGGCCCAATGTATTTAGAGGTAAgacatttttttatataaaaaaattatgaaaaaatttgaataagtgcaaaatactttaaaattatatttaaaaataaatcgtCTAACTTTTTGAGATGTaaaattactaatcaaacttttgtaatcaaaattcattaaaatactCCTTTCAATCGACAATATAgcttatccatttaatcttttttTGATATAGTTAACcacaaataagattttatcaactttaattttgaaaaatttctttcagcagaagcaactATTACAGGTATTGTTAACAATATTTTATAAGTAATGCATGCATTTAGAAAAGaatctgttttttttataaaacttaaaatatcaatAGAGGTCCTAGTTTCTGtttgtaaaattttttttaaaacttttaactttgaaaacagatcaagaccaatatcagaatattcaccatgttttaaaaagttttcaagattaTGACAACACCATGATCCTTCTCTCAGTTTATTTGTTCTTAGAAACTTTTGTCAATTGTCTTGTTTTTCAATAATCTCACTTATAGATCAATCTACTTATTCATGCTAGTAATATGTTTATTAGTTGTTTCATAACTTTTGAATTTAATACCTAAATTTTTTCAATCCCTAGTTCTTTCATCGACAAAGTGACTCGTGCTAGGCATTGAATCAATTCACAATATATCATGTGCAAATAACATATATCACTGTCCACCTTTCTATGTATTAGCAGTAAGTTCTACAACTGGTTTCAAAAGATATGCCTTGGTCTGGATCCTTAGTACAAGCCTACAACAACTGGAAATGCATATCCTCAATGATTTCAACACATTATAAAATAACACCATTTCATATCATTTAATCATACCTTTCCTACTCAAATTACCTTTTCAAATACCTTGTTATAGAGTTTCTCCAAGCCTAATAAACACCACAAACGTGACTTAACACTAGCTAACATTTTGACAGGCACCATATACTATATTTAGATAAGCTAACTCCTACAAACATTTCAACCAAACAAGACAAAATTTGGAAGAAACATTTCAACAAACATCTTATGCTCGCCTATATAAACTTGCTGCTACAAACATTTTGATCAAGCAACACCAAATTTCTAAAAAACTGATTCCACCCTCTGGTTATTGGTGAACCAGATGACTAAGGGACTACGCTATACCCGACCCAAGTGgatcctaactctcaagggaCCTAACAATTCTAAGAATCGTAAGAGAACATTTGCATGCAAGGATTGAGATTTAATAATAGTCTTTCAACCATGCAATCATAATCCTATGAAATCCCAATGATATTTCTATTCTTTCCAAGAAACAATTCGCCAAACACTTTTTGCTCACCTCACGAGTTGGGCATGCAAGGCCAGCAGATGACGGAGCTTGAGATGCTGGGACAAATGACGACCTTGCCTCCTCGTCCCCACCGGTGAAGAAGCTGTGTAGATCCTGGTTTTCTCAAGGCCTCGCCGCCAGTGGTGAGGTGATGGTGCTGGAGCTCCGGAGGGAAGAGGAGATGAAGACGGTGCGATCTAGTGGAGCACAGCACTGATACTACCGAGGCGGGTAGGAGGGGCATGGAAAGAGAACCGGCCAACCGGAGCCTTCTTTGGGGCTAggaccttaggcgaccgcctatgTCGCCTAAGGGTTGGGCTGGCACTGCGGCGGTAGAGGCCGATGGTAAGATCGAAGGGGGAACGCGGCGACTCAAATAAGGCTGTCTGCATATTAAATTTCTATGCGGATTTGCTTACGCATAGATATTCCATGCGTTAGCTCCTTGTTGTCTGCATATTAGTTTCTATCCGGAAATGAGCCCGCATACACTTTCTATGCGTGACTTTGCATATATTTGCATATAACTTTCGATTAGGTATTCTTCCCCatagtaccaaaaaaaaatatatattcttcCGCATAGAAATTTTATGTGCGTGTTGGGCTTCCGCATGCAAGATTCTATGCGAAAttggtccacatattttttgTGTGTGTTCGTATATTTATTTCGTGGAATAGATCAGCATAAAAATTTTACCCATACTCTTGCTGATATCGGCATATTGGTTTCCATGCATAAATGAATCTGTATACGCATATTTGCGTAATACCGGATTCTAGAAATATTTATCCACGGCCTCGCATGCGTCTGTCTGGTAATATTTATGTGATCTCGTCTGCATAGTAATGTTTATGCggtcatgcaaatgctagaatttTTGGCATATTAAATTCTATACGGAGGTATGTCCGCGtagtaatttttatgcatgtacGCCCATATTTGCGTGTATTTATTTCTATGTGGAAGATAATCAACATAAAAACGTTATGTATAAGTCCGCATAAACTTGAGCATGGCAGAAACGGGTAAGTTGAATCCGGATAAACTGAGCCGAggattttcagcaaaaaaaaaaaaaaaaaactgagccGAGGACTATTCATCGTCACTCGATCGATCAAGATCAGATGGTTGGCGTTCAAGAAAATTTCAATTCGTTTTCCAATGGGCTCCTGGGTGGAACGCCACTGTTGACCCTTTCGTCGGCTGCCGGCGACCGGAAGCTCGGCTCTCTTGCCTTTTTCCCAATCGAACGAAAACGACCGCGAGGGTGGCCTCTCCGACGGAAGCTTATGTATTGAAGTTATCCATCTCCTTATTGACCACGTGCAAAGTATCACTATGCTTCCATTTCAAAGTGAAACAAAAGGGACAAATCAACAAATTAGATAAACTAAGAATACTACAGATGAGTTGAGTTACTATTTCTAATACGTTTGACGAACACAGTATATCGTCGAGGCTCGTAGTGGAGAGCATCAGGGCGCAGGCGGCGAAAATTAGTCATATCACATCTGTGGAAGGGATTTTGACAACTCGGGACATCTGAAGTTTCCACTCTGCTCCGGCAGCATCCTATACGGTATTTTTCACCTAGGAGCCTCACGTCCgaacttcctcaaggtcaacttcggtGGGTCTATCTTGGGGGTAACACGGGTTTTGTCATTAGAGATCCGTATGCCAGGGTGGTGGCTACAGGTGGTTTTCAGCTATTCGACATCTCGGTTCTTGGTGCGGAGCTTAGGGCTGCTTGGGTGGGCCTTCATGCCCGGCGCAAGTTACGAACCAACTCTATCATCCTGGAAGGTGATTCGGCTATGGTTATTAGTTGGATCCAGGGAGGTCGAAGGGGCAACGGATGTGACCACCCATTGCTCCGAGATATCTGGGCAATGTTGAGGGACGGAGGGGCTTCCAAGCCAAGCATATTTTTCGAGAAACCAGCGAGGCTGCATATTGGGTAGCTGTTTATGTAGCCACTCATTCTAGTGGTACCTTGTGGGCTGGTAATGGGGAGCTGCCCTGAGTACTCTGaggcattttgttttctgattttattgggtgcatccgTACTCGTCAGGTATGATCTACCCACTTTAAcaataaaagagagagagagaaagtaatATGCGTGAGATAATTGAAAATCAACCATAAAAGAGCCAAAATGTGCAAGATTCTCATGCATCCAAGAATATACCCTTTAATCACAAAAAGAAATCTTGTAAGCCATGATTCCCCTGCACATTCATGAAAGAAGTGCTTTAAGATCCTGATAATTGCAAATGCAATATCatgataattttaaaacttaaatccAAAATTACCCTTCAATTTTAGTATGCTGtgcattttatatttttatttttaaaattaaaatgaaaattaaattatatgtaCATAGTTTAAGGATGAACCGTCAAAACGAAATATTTGttatttcaaaattaaattCTCAAAACAGCCATCAGCATGAATCTGAAAGCCAGGCACAGGATGCTAAAAAGATGGAAAACAATAACATCTTCTTCACTTTGATGGCTTGGGATCCTGATGGTAATATTTAATCCTTGCACCTTATAGACTTATTCAAGAGCTCATTAACGATATATTTTTCCCATATGTTGGTCATCTTCTCATTTTACTTTTACCTATGAAATTATTTACCATGCATAGCAGTAGGCCTACCTTGCTATACTTAAATAATTGCCAATTTGAGTTAGAGACCATTTAGGTGGCATAATGGTCCATATCGacacaatgaagaagaaaaaatatgttTAACCTCAACCACCTTaccaaatttctttttttaatcatattttgagaataatttttttagagGACATAGTTTCTAGTGATCTTAAATCTTAAACTTTAAaatcatttgtaacaatctacatattatttgaatttttcaatcttatataaatacctaagatctatccagcgaataatcaatgtgggactaaatacatgctcACACGAATCCTCACACAACCACTCGTTCTTGCAGACCCTATTCATCTATATTGCTACAGAAACGAGTAGCTtcaattggcaatgtacacggCCACATGGTGTACTTTATATAAGATATAATATCTCTAGGGTTTAGATAATATAGAATAagttgtattttttttcttttttttatttttggtgcaACAAAAGGAAAGAGGGGGGCGAGGAGAACCTCACCCGCGTAGCAACCCCCATTGGGCCTCCTCTCTGCTGGAGAATGTTCAATACAGGTAGAACTTTTTTTACTCACACCCTCCCCACCCATGGCAGAGCCCCACCAACGTGGTAACCTTGTCCCCTTATGAGTACGGTATACCAGCACCACCTAAGTAAACAGCAGACCAAATAGCAACTCTACCGGACAAACCAGGCAGGGAACATCCAGTCTCCACATTTAATCAATGTCCGCACATTTCGAATCTAGGCTACTCCAGTTGAATCAAAGCTCTATTTCCACCGTGCTACCACTTTCGGTGAAATCAAagcccaattttttttcttcttttcataaGACGTTGTCGCATACCTCGTGACAACGTCTTCGCGAGAATGCGTCTCCTTAACTTCACAACCTAAGCAAACAAGGACAGGTTGGAGGGTAAATATGAATCATTACAGGCAAAAGTCATCCGAACTCACCCACCCACCTGCAGAAAACCTTCTTTTGGGAGGATTCGATCAACTAAAAAGCAACACGGGGGCCGGCTTTGATCATTTCCACGCACCTCACAATCCATTTAAAAGCGTGTGAACGCACTCATGTTTTCCTGAACCGAGACGGTGGTTCGGTCGATTTGGAAGGCTGTAAACCCATAAAAAATTCCAGGCAGTATGGTAAAAATGGGACGGATATTTAGCGGacttcccagtccaagtagctGGATGGACCGGTtttggcctttgcttccttttcgaCCCCAATGGTTCAAAAAAGAGCCGTTTCCAACTCTCCAAACTGAGAGAGATTTCCCACCACCTTCCCTTCCTACCTCTCAACTGATACAAATCATGCCtccccctctcccctcctctccTTGTAGTATATAAATGAAAGTCCCCCAAACAAAGAGTAAGAGGAAGGTAATACACGCATGAAAGGTTGTTTCTCTGAGACTGGGGCTAAGGAAGACATGGAGAAGAGCATGCCGGAAGGAGAGCATAACAGGGGCTCGAGGAATGGAGCAGAGGTCCCAATTCATAGCCAAGTGAGGAGGATCAAGAAGGAGGTTGAGAAGATCGAAGACCAGTCACTGCTACAAATGCTAGAGACCAGGCCCGTCCTTCGTGAACTCTCGAGGCAGCTCTCGCGGTCGCCCCTCGGCCGGGTCGACAGAGCCATTTCGGTAGGGGATCGATGAAGGAGGATGGGATTGGGAAGTCCCATACAGAAGGATGGATATATATATCGTAGATGATgacctttttctttctcctccttcttttgcctCTGTATATTTCCAGCTAGTTGTAGTGCTTTCCATCACTGACTTGGCTGCAGGAGAAGGTAGGGAATAGGAGATAGTTGGCTCTCCATGACTGGTCTTGATTTGTGATTGTATTTATGGTTTTCTTAGTGGTTATGTAAATATATTATGAAATCTTGTTGGGATGAACTTTTCATGTGAGCTTTTTGCTTGTTTATTTCGCGATCTCTATTCGTTTCATGAGTAGATCTCCTACAGAAGGAAGATTAGTATATGAATTTCCATAGGGAACTGCTTCTGGATATTTTGCTGTTTTGGTAATTGGCTGTCTGTTTGGAGGGTGAAGTTGGCTTCAACTCTGTGTCAAATCCTGACAAAAACCGGTTATATGCATAAAAATTGCAGGGCGGTCAGCCTTTCGTCATGGATTTACATAATTAGTGATACACAAATCGACTATTTATCTTTAGATATTTAGAGTTCAGTAAAAGCAAAGCATGAGCCATCCAAAGAAAAGCGAGCCATCCAAAGAAATAGTCAACCATGTAGTCTCCGCACGCGAGGGATGCTATTTTTGACAATGATTAGGCTGGACTGACTCTCGGAGGGAtagtagaatttttttttcaccaATCTATTTTTTCACCCTCCTATAACCAATCCTTgtttttcaacaaaaaaataataaaaaaaacagataTAGGTTGAAGATTATAACGCCCATAAATCATATCTTATTTCATCTTCTCGAAGAATTTCCTAAATTAGCTTTGAATCATTGCACCACATTTTCACGAGAAAGAGTCCAATGGTACAATGAAAAGTTTGAACACACGACTTCGTGTTCTGAATCATGGCTTTGTGTGGAAACGTTTGAACGCAACTACAGCGCGGTAGCCGCGTCTAGGAGTTTTGAATAGTCGCCAAAACTGGAGCTTGCTTATATTGATGATGTTTCCTCTGGAAGGATCCAAGGAGAGGAAAAAGTCCAGGAGATACCTGATTAATTGCAACGTGTTTGATCTGGTCGCAGATAGATCGACCAGCCATTAAAAGGTTTGACTTGAATGGTATCATGAGTCATACATATTAGAAACTTCTAGAAATGCTGATTAGTTTCTTTATCCAGGAGAGATCTGATTCACTGCAACGTGTTCGATCTG
It includes:
- the LOC103695812 gene encoding uncharacterized protein LOC103695812, giving the protein MKGCFSETGAKEDMEKSMPEGEHNRGSRNGAEVPIHSQVRRIKKEVEKIEDQSLLQMLETRPVLRELSRQLSRSPLGRVDRAISVGDR